From Bacteroidota bacterium, the proteins below share one genomic window:
- a CDS encoding gliding motility-associated C-terminal domain-containing protein, translating to MEITIGLFSDCGATSQQVYTSVDVNFSSNSCGWLGVQTLPLINGGGVEVSTGPYPVCGVSSCQGGTAYGIRKYVYQGVLQLQGACTDWLVSCELLNRNTVVTSLVSPQDYSLHLEAGFDNQNFPNDSSTVFANPAVLLSCVNDGLFYDPLYTDAAADSVRALLIPSQGIPGPGQPLTNVPYAIGYSPSLPFQTTAGFQFDPVSGIFSGQPAIQEGATVACRFERYRNGSLAGFVVREVQVLIALTCNRPPALSTATIDAMNCGDTSLVLHFAMPLRCNSVATDGSDFRLLGPDGQPLPITGATAMNCSNGLFTDLELQLFQPLITNGNLRLWCKTGSDANTLLNSCGDAQGEGDTLFITLSDCFTGVPRLLNVSVTDPEDGWQAVWEKPAGLDHQQFSAYTVYRNDGPGTDYQPIATITQPDDTVYLDPDPRVADHPIRYAVDLRTNTGFQSARTDSLQTIFLNCTELADSLHIDLEWTAYHGWPATYEVVQIDSSGVPFVIAGSSTTDTVYRYEKPDRNGTYQLRIRTANSGQPVLVSWSNSCRFEVRNTAVVVSTVMTPNNDGRNDNFFVRNLEQYPGSRLRIFDRWGKTVYESGDYRNDWDGGKLQGDTYFYILQVADNRSTEKRGTLTLLR from the coding sequence ACGAGTGTGGATGTCAATTTCAGTTCGAATTCCTGCGGTTGGCTGGGCGTCCAAACCTTACCATTGATCAACGGCGGTGGTGTGGAAGTATCGACCGGGCCATACCCGGTTTGCGGCGTAAGCAGTTGCCAGGGTGGTACCGCCTATGGCATTCGGAAGTATGTGTACCAGGGCGTGCTGCAATTGCAGGGTGCCTGCACCGATTGGCTGGTGAGTTGCGAATTGCTCAACCGGAACACCGTGGTGACCTCGCTGGTGAGTCCGCAAGACTATTCGCTGCACCTGGAAGCCGGTTTTGACAACCAGAATTTTCCGAACGATTCGTCCACGGTGTTTGCCAACCCTGCCGTACTGCTTAGCTGTGTGAACGACGGGCTTTTCTACGATCCACTTTATACCGACGCAGCAGCCGATAGTGTTCGAGCCCTGTTGATCCCGTCGCAGGGTATACCGGGGCCGGGGCAACCGCTAACGAATGTTCCGTACGCGATCGGCTACTCCCCTTCTCTTCCGTTTCAGACAACTGCCGGATTCCAATTTGATCCGGTCAGCGGCATCTTCTCCGGTCAGCCGGCGATCCAGGAAGGCGCGACGGTCGCGTGCAGATTCGAACGCTACCGCAACGGCAGCCTCGCCGGCTTTGTGGTCAGGGAAGTACAGGTACTGATCGCATTGACGTGCAATCGACCGCCGGCCTTGTCGACCGCCACAATCGACGCGATGAATTGCGGAGACACCAGCCTGGTCCTGCACTTCGCGATGCCGCTCCGCTGCAACTCGGTCGCCACCGACGGCTCCGACTTCCGACTGCTGGGACCGGACGGGCAACCGCTGCCGATCACCGGTGCGACTGCGATGAATTGTTCCAACGGACTTTTCACCGATCTGGAATTGCAACTCTTCCAGCCCTTGATCACCAACGGAAATCTCCGGCTGTGGTGCAAGACCGGCAGCGACGCGAACACCCTGTTAAACAGTTGCGGCGATGCGCAGGGCGAAGGCGACACCTTATTCATCACACTTTCGGACTGTTTCACTGGCGTCCCCCGACTGCTGAATGTGAGCGTTACCGATCCGGAGGATGGTTGGCAGGCGGTTTGGGAAAAACCTGCCGGTCTCGACCATCAGCAGTTCAGTGCCTACACTGTTTACCGCAACGACGGCCCGGGAACGGATTATCAACCCATCGCTACGATCACGCAGCCCGACGATACGGTTTATCTCGATCCCGATCCGCGCGTTGCGGATCATCCGATACGGTACGCGGTGGACCTACGAACGAACACCGGATTCCAGTCGGCACGAACCGACAGCCTGCAAACGATCTTCCTCAACTGCACGGAACTGGCAGACTCGCTGCACATCGATCTCGAGTGGACAGCCTATCACGGTTGGCCGGCGACCTATGAAGTGGTACAAATCGACAGCAGCGGGGTGCCGTTCGTCATCGCCGGCAGTTCCACGACGGACACGGTCTATCGCTACGAAAAACCGGACCGTAACGGTACTTACCAGCTCAGGATCCGGACAGCCAACAGCGGTCAGCCGGTACTGGTAAGTTGGTCGAACAGTTGCCGATTTGAGGTCCGCAATACGGCGGTAGTGGTCAGCACCGTCATGACTCCGAACAACGACGGCAGGAATGACAACTTCTTCGTTCGCAACCTGGAGCAGTATCCCGGCAGCCGATTGCGGATATTCGATCGCTGGGGGAAAACCGTGTATGAAAGCGGGGACTATCGGAATGATTGGGATGGCGGTAAGCTGCAGGGAGATACGTACTTTTACATCCTTCAGGTCGCCGATAACCGGTCGACCGAAAAACGCGGCACCCTGACCCTGCTGCGTTGA